In the Catenovulum adriaticum genome, ACTCAAACCAATAAACATAGAACCCGCATCACCCATAAAAATCTTTTTAACCGGGCCCGGTACTAAACTTAAATTAAAGGCTAAATAAGGAAGAATTGCACAAACTAAAATAACTGGCAAAGCTAAAAATGTATGCTGGTCAGTTATAAAAAATAAAATACCAATACTAGCGAACGTGTTTAAAGCAAGTGAGCCGGCTAAGCCATCTATCCCATCTGTCATATTAAAAGCGTTAATAGCCCCAATCACAGCAAGAAAAGTTAATAACGTACCTGCAACGTTAATATCAATATCACCTAAGCCAACTAAATTGCCTAAATTGTGAATATACATATCAGCGCCAAACACCATAATACTGGCAATGAGTACCTGCGATACAATACGCGAGCGCACACTTAAATTATGATAATCATCCAGCACACCTAAAAACACCACAAAAGCAGACGATATTAAAAATAAAGTAACTGTTTTATCACCCGGAAAAGCCACCATACAAGCAACTAAGGTAGCAAAATAAAACGCCATACCACCCACTAACGGGATAGCACCTGAATGTTTTTTACGAACATTGGGTTTATCGACAAGACCGATTTTTTCGGCAAAAGGCTGTAAAACAAATACTGAGGCAAAGCTAATAGCAATCGCAGCTATTATTTCCATACAAAACTCCGTTTAGGTCACGCTAGTTCAATCGGCGCTTATAATACACCAAGCAGACTAACTTGAATATGACAAAATGAAAAATTTATTCTTCATTATCCCTGTGCGTAAGGCTTTTAACACTAAACTGTGAAATTGATCAAATTATTTAAACATAATTAACTGACCAATAACCAGCACACATTTTACAAACAAATTAATTATAGCAGACAATACAAAAAAGCAAGAAATGACATAACAATATAAGATTCTAGATAATAGGCTTTTAGGCGCTAGGTTTGAGGTTTAAAAACAGCCTTCCCCTCAAACCAAAAACCCGCGTTTCCACGTATCGTCATTCCGTACAGTGAGGAACGAACGTGATACGGAATCCATCTTATTAGCAACACACCAGCAATTACCGAAAACCCGCGTTTCCACGTCTCGTCATTCCGTACAGTGAAGGACGAACGTGATACAGAATCCATCTTATTAGCAACACGCCAGCAATTACCGAAAACCCGCGTTTCCACGTCTCGTTATTCCGTACAGTGAAGGACGAACGTGATACAGAATCCATCTTATTAGCAACACGCCAGCAATTACCGAAAACCCGCGTTTCCACGTCTCGTTATTCCGTACAGTGAGGGACGAACGTGATACGGAATCCATCTTATTTAGCAACACGCCAGCAATTACCCGACAACCCGCGTTTCCACGTCTCGTCATTCCGTACAGTGAGGGACGAACGTGATACGGAATCCAGCTTATTAGCAACACACCAGCAATTACCGATAGCTTACGCTTCCACGTCTCGTCATTCCGTACAGTGAGGGACGAACGTGATACGGAATCCATCTTATTAGCAACACACCAGCAATTACCGATAGCTCACGCTTCCACGTCTCGTCATTCCGTACAGTGAGGGACGAACGTGATACGGAATCCATCTTATTAGAGGATTAATTTTAAACACCTCAAATGTACGATTACGCACTCACGTGCTAATCGTACCTACGGTTTTCGAGAATCTCGCCCCTAGCAGCGAAGCGCCCTAGAGCCTAATTCCTAGAGCCTAATTCCTAGAACCTGCTCTCCAAAACCTAAATTCCCCTATACCCCATAATATTCTCGATACCAATCAACAAAGGCTTTAACGCCTTCTTTAACACCCACTTGTGGTTTATGGCCTGTTACTTTTTCTAAATCGTCGGTATCTGCCCAGGTTTTATAAACATCACCTGGCTGCATATCCATAAAATTCTTTTTAGCTTCAGTACCAATGGCATCTTCAATCGCTTTTACAAAATCCATCAACTGAACAGGTGAACCATTACCAATGTTGTACACATAATAAGGTGCTGAACTATCTTTAGCAGATCCACCTTCTGGTGCCCAATCGTTATTAGCAACAGGCGGTTTTTCAGCAACCCGTAAAATACCTTCTACAATATCGTCTATATAGGTAAAGTCACGTGCCATATTGCCATTGTTATAAACGTCAATTTCTTTACCCTCCAAAATCGCTTTTGTAAATTTAAACAAAGCCATATCTGGGCGACCCCAAGGGCCATACACAGTAAAAAATCGTAAACCCGAAGTTGGAATACCATACAAGTGCGAATACGTATGGCTCATTAGCTCATTTGATTTTTTAGTGGCAGCATAAAGCGAAATAGGATGATCAACCGAATCTTCAGTTGAAAATGGCATTTTAGTATTTAAACCATAAACCGAACTACTAGAGGCATAAACTAAATGCTTAACATTATTGTGTCGACAGCCTTCTAAAATAGCCAAATGCCCAATCAAATTAGAATCAGCATAAGCAAACGGATTATCAATTGAATAACGAACACCAGCCTGAGCAGCTAAATGAATTACCCGATCAAACTGTTCTGTTTTAAACAATTCAACCATGCCTTCACGATCAGCTAAATCAATAAATTTAAAACTAAATCCTTCACTTGGCTCTAATACTTTAAGCCTATCTTTTTTTAACTGAACTTCGTAATAATCATTTAAATTATCAATACCAACAACAGTATGCCCTTGGCTTAATAAACGTTGTGCCGTATGAAAGCCAATAAAACCTGCAGCACCTGTAACTAAATATTTCATCAAATACAATCCAAAAAGTGTTCTAAGCGGAGCGCCCTCATATGGCATGTGTCGTTAAACTAATAACGCGAGCCAGCTTCGCGTCTAAGAAAAAAAACCAACTAACCGCAGACGTCAAGTTGGCTTATAATCCAGTAACGAATAGCCCTAACCTACCTAAACCCGACCATACTTATCTTCAAACCGAACAATATCGTCTTCACCCAAATATGAACCTGACTGAACTTCGATTAGCTCTAAATCGACTTTACCCGGGTTTTCTAATGCGTGAATCACCCCTACCGGAATATAAGTTGATTGATTTTCGGTTAATAAAATATCTTTATCGCCATTAGTAACCTTTGCAGTACCCGATACCACAATCCAATGCTCAGCTCTATGATGATGCATTTGTACCGATAATTTAGCGCCCGGTTTAACCGTAATACGTTTAACTTGATAACGTTCACCATTATCTATTGAATCATATTTACCCCAAGGGCGATAAACTTCACGGTGAAACTCGTGTTCACTACGCTGATCATTTTTTAGTTTAGATACAATCTGTTTTACATTTTGCACTTTATCTTTTGCGGCTACTAATAATGCATCTTTGGTATCTACAATTACCAAGTCTTCAACCCCAACCGTTGCCACTAAGCGATCACCACCTTGAACCAAGCAATTATTGGTATCATGTAAAATAGTATCACCTTTAGCAGCGTTACCATTCTGGTCTTTATTATTTACATCCCATAAAGCCGACCACGAGCCAACATCACTCCACTGCGCATCCAACGGTATAACCACAGCAGAACCCGTTTTTTCCATCACCGCATAATCAATAGAATCATCTGGGCAAGCTTCAAACGCGGCTTTATCAACCCGAACAAAATCTAAATCGCTCGCCGTATTGCCAATCGCTTTTTTACAAGCGGCTAAAATTTGTGGTTGATGCTTCTCTAATTCGGCTAAATAACGGCTAGCTTTAAACATAAACATGCCACTATTCCAATAATATTCACCAGAGTTAAAATATTCAGTCGCAGTTGCTAAATCTGGTTTTTCAACAAAGCTAGCAACCTGGTATGCATCCCCTTGTTCATTGCCTCGTTTAATATAACCATAGCCGGTTTCAGCATGGCTTGGCACTATGCCAAAAGTAACCATAGCGCCTTGCTCAGCAAGCGTTTCTGCTTTAGTGATTACCTTTAAAAATTCGGCTTGTTGCGCAATTACATGGTCAGCCGCTAACACTAATAAAACCGGATCAGAACCATCAGCAACCGCCTGCAATGCTGCAAGTGCAATAGCTGGCGCTGTATTTCGGCCAACAGGCTCTAGTATAATAGGGCTTTGTAACGCATTAATTGCTCTTAATTGCTCGGCAACCATAAAACGACTTGCCTCATTACAAATAACAAGTGGTGCTTTATGTTCAGAGCCTGCCAGCCTTAAAACCGTGTCTTGCAACATTGTATTATCACTGGTTAGTGACAAAAATTGCTTTGGGTAAACTGAACGAGAAAGTGGCCATAAGCGCGAGCCAGTGCCGCCAGCCATAACAATAGGTAAAAACATTTTTAATCCATTCAATCAGTTTAATAATTTATCAATTAGCTTTATCATAGGAAAGAGTTTCCCTTTCCACGTATGAGCTTTTTTAACATACTCGTTGCCTTGCGAACCCAAATTTTCCGCATAATCAAGATTTTTAGCAATATTTGAAATAACTTCAACATAGTCATTAATATCGTCCGCGACTAAAAGCTCCTTTCCTACTTCAGCTTCAATACCTTCTAAGCCAACAGAAGAGGTAATAGCAGGCATTCCCAAAGCCATATATTCTAAAACTTTATTCTGGACACCAGCACCTAAACGCATAGGACATACGCCCGCAATTGCACCTTTAGCAGCTTCAGCGACGCTTTCAACCCCACCAGTAGCTAATGTGTTCGCGTAACAATTAAATTCTTCCTTTATTTGTTCTTTAATACGCCCAATCACTTTAAATTGATAGTTACCTCGTTTGACAAGTTCAGGCATTACCGACTTGGCAAACCAACGCGCCGCATCTAAATTCTGAACCGTAGTCATATTACCAATAAAAACAATCGTTTTACCATCGGGTTGATAATCGCAAGGCAAAGCGTCAAAGCTCACGCCATTAGAACAAACCAATACTTTATCTCGACTGGCCGAGCCAGCTGGAAACAAATAATCTTTATCGACTTGCGACACAAAAACCGACAAATCAAAATCTTTGGCAATTTCTTGTTCATAATTTTTTAACCGGCTTTGTTCTACTGAATACACCATGTTTTTAAAACCGGATGATTTTGCAATAGCCCCAACTCGTTCGTAGTTCATTGAAATTGCATCAGTCATTTCCAATACTTTAGGAATATCAGATTGTCTCAAATAATGCCCTGTTCTTATTAAATGAGCTAATGCAAGATCATGTTGAGGAACAAACTCATCAACCTTTTTTTTAAATTCAGCCGAAGAATAATAAGCAACTTGTAATGGTGTTTTAGTTGGTAAAGTAAACAAACAATTTAAATACGATTTCCATTTGGGCAACAATACACGCTCAACCTTAGCAAAAACACCATCGTCTGGAATTGGCATCTGCATCTCTTCCTGAGTTTCACACAAGCTAAGCAAAGTCAAGTCGTAGTCTTTTGCTAACTCTTTACAGATATAGTAAATTCGCAATCTGTCACCACCAATCACTGGGTATGGGAACCTAGGAGTGGTAATTAAAATATTCTTCCTCATATCATCTAGCCTTTCTACCTATCTTTAATGCCCAAAAGCAACTATTAGTGCGGCATGTCCCAAATATAATCGCACAAACAGTCCAAAAAATGGGGTTACCAAACCAGCTTTGGAAAAACAAAGCTATTAACATGATTACACATAAGAAATCTCGAAAGTACCCATGTCCTCTGCGCTCAAATTCTTCAACACCAGAAGATATAATTGCCAACAAGAATACGCCATATATGATCCCAAAAATGCCGTACTCAAAAACAAGGCGAAATAGTATTCCTTGTGGGGTCCCATCACTGATGTAAAAATTATTGATAAACGTTTGGCTCTCCCTCCAAAACGCCTGAAGGTAAGGCTCACCACAAGCTTTTGTCTGTATGCCCAATATAGATTTAGGTAAATCTACCGTAAAACATTCGATTACATATATATTAGAAAATATTCTCCATAAATTAGCACCTTCCAGAAAGAAAATTAACCCACTAACTTCGATGGAATAAAACTCAAATAACTTCCACATTAAAACATATAAAACTATCGTGATAAGACACATGGAGAAAAAGCTCAAGCTTCGAGCCAGCCGCACAGCCCATAGTAAAACAACGGTTAACAGCAGCATCTCACTCTTAAGTACAAAAAGATATAAAAACAAACAAATAGCAGTCATAAGTACCCTAGGATACTTAATGTTGTATATGTAGATCAAAAGAGCCATTACAAAAAAAATTACAATTGTCTTTTGAGATTTTTCTATACTAGACAATAAAACTAATGTAACTACTACTGCAAAACTCAATAAAAATAGTCGGGGGGTGCGGGATAAGTCAACCTTTAAAAAACTCAGCAACAGTAGTAAAAAAAGTGGTTCTTTGAATTGCTGGAGATAAAGCATTTCGAACATGTCTACAAACAAAACCCCCGTCACTAATACAACTTGACTTACTTTGAGGCTCTGAAATGATTTAATCAATCCACCACACAGTATTACAATTGCAAATAGCTTCCCCAGCACACTCCATCCGACAATAGCTAGCAAAATTGCATTCACAAAATGAGCCTATTCAACAGTTGTTTCTAGAAGGAAGTCAACTAACTTTGTTCTAGGGCTTAATAAATCGGGTGTACGACTAAGTGCCATCCATTTATCATGGTCTTCGTTGACCCAACGAATTAAACCTTGAACCATCCTCTGTTGTGTATTAAAAAAACTAGCTTGGCCAAATTGTTCGAACTCAACGAGAGCGCCTACATCAATGGCAAATACTTTTAGCTTTGCAATCAAAGCGTCTTGAAAAGTTAAACCATAAGATTCAGGTAAAGTACTCGTATGAACAAATACTTGCGACTCTTGGTAAAATTTTGGCACTTCTTTTTGATCTACCCATCCAATCGTCTTAATATCAAGCTTCGAAGGATCACATTTATTTACTAACTCCTGGATTAAAGGCAACTCCTCCCCGCTCCCAAGTATTGAAACAGCTACTTTTTTTTCTAGTTCATGAGCGCTTTTAACTAATTGGCTTACAAAGGAATAGACCCCCTTGCCTGGGGTAAGGCGCGCACAAATTAAAATGTTTATTGGTCCCAAATGCTTCATTGCACTTTGCAGTTTAACTCCGTCACAAGAAAGCAACGTTTTTTCGTATTCTGAAATTCCCCATGGGTAGACGTGAAACTTTGATTTATATGCCTCCAAAGGAGTTTTTAGCATTTTCCTTTTTTGAAATTTTGAGGGCAATATATAGGCTGCAGCATTTTTGACAGCGTGTACATACAATTTATCTACTTTCAATATCGACTTAATCGTAGTTGGATGACCAAAGAGAGCGCGATCCTCTGAACCATGCGATAAAACAACGTAATTAATGCCGAAGCTAGAGGGAATAAACCCCAACAATGCGGAAATTTGGTCATTTAAAATAACCAAATTAGGTCGATGCACAATCAAATTCATTATAAACTTAAATATAAAGCAGCTATAGCCGAACCATTTAAAACGCCCTTGAAAAGGAAGTTTTACTAATGTAATGTCTAAGTTGCCAATACTGGACAGCGAAGAGGCTAAGCTCTGCGCTACGACTCCAGCTCCCCCGCCATACGGCGGAAACTCTGCGCTTAACAACAGAATTTTATTTGTCATAACATTTCCCCAATTCATACGCTTTAACGCATTTAAAAAATGTATGATGATACGGTCCCAAATGTTGATCAATTGAAGCGTCAAGGACTTTAATGCAAGAGTCGCTCGAAAGAGGTTGGATATTGCCAAAAAAGTGTATACCCACCCCTACCTTATATTTCTCGGGAACTGAAAGTCCAGAGACGCCCGCCCTAAGCAATGAAATCGTAGCAAAAACCTTTTTCAAAGATTCCTCATTAGTCACCCAAGAGTTATTAATCAATCGAAATATTTGTTTTGATTCAATTTGTGCATATACGTTCGTTCCTCGACTAGGAAGAACTATACCAAATTTATTAAACAAAGCTTCTCCGATTAGGCCTGCACTACCATTAGTAATTAATTTCTTAATAATATCAGTTTTTTGGTTTGACCAAGCTCTAGTGTAATTAGCAACATTGTCAGCATTATTGAAATCACACACAGCAGGTCTTTTAAAGATGACACAATCATGAAGAAGTTGCGTTTGGTATGAGAATCCTCCCCCATGTCTTGCCATATCTGGTGGTGAGTATTTATTACTCACATACCCCAAGTACGCTGTAACATGGTCACCCATAAAACTATTTAACTTAAAACTGTCATGCAAATCACTAGACCTAGCAAATAGCGAGTAGGTATTAATGGGGCCAGCAGCACAATATACCTTTTTACACGCTAGCATTTGACCATCAGCTAATTCGATGCTGGGATTTTTATCACGGCCGTGTATGCGCCTCACTAATCCAGAAATAAAATGCACTGAGTTTAAGTTCCTCATTTTGGGCCTATGCACTCTATACGGAACAAATACACGAGAGTCAGAATCACATAAGAGTGACTGTTTTCGCATATCCCCATACCAAGAACGGAGTAATTTTAAGGATTCGTCATTACCAATGTATTTACTTGGTATAACTCCATGCCATCCAGCCCCTAAACCTCTGCACCCACTATACATAGATGTCACAAGTCCTCCATCAAGCTCGACAGTTTTTAAAGGGCTAGAGGGATAGCCGGAGGGGGCAACAACACAGACTTTCAATGGTTTTTCTGTTTGCAATAGTCCTTCCAAAAACGACTCGGCAATCAGCCCACTTCCAATCAAAACAATATCAAACATAAATTAGTACTCAGTTAAATTGCCTGAACAAATAACCGTAGTTATTATATCCCAGTAACTTAAACACAATATCTAAAGGTCGAGAGATGAAAAATGGTAAGTAACTAGATAGCTTATAAATGCGGTACAGTAGCAGTAGTTTTAAGCTTTGACTTGTAAGACAATCTACTTTAAATAACTTTATCTCCTTAGAGTCCTCAATGCTTGACAATTTCTTCCATTCATTAATGGAGCAAGCCAATCCGTCCAAAGACGTATACGGGACTGAACCATGTATTTTCCCTAAATCATGTGTATTTTCAATTAAACCAGCTTTTACGATGTAAAACAAGTCGAAATTTGAGACCACAAATTGTTCAACGATTAGTTTGTTCTTTACATATCCATAACGATGACAACTTTCAAAACAGGTTGCACTTGTCGAAAGAAAGTAAACTTTTTTTATACCTGACCGGTTTAAACGAACGAATAAAGCAATGTTGTCTTCCAACTTCTTAGACCATGAAAAGACTACTGCTTGAACGATATCATTTTTAACAAGTAGTTCGAAATCGTCTCGGTAGGAAACTTCAATATCACCCGTTCGGAATATAGCATTTTTCAACAACTGATATACTTTAGAATTCTTGCCAATATAAGCCGTTTTCATTATTTTTCCCCAATTTTAACTTGGTTAATTATTTTCGCTAGTTCAAAAGAAATATTTTCGGACGAGTAGGAATGCCTAATATGGTTAGCTACTTGGGCTCTAACTAAATCTCCCTTCTGCTCAAGTGCACGAATCCCCCCCTTTAGCTTCACCAACAAATCACCTCGAGTATCGAATGTAGGATTATACAAATCGTCTAAACAAGATGGTAAATAATCAACTATTCCTGACTCCTTTCTAACTAAAGGCAAAGCACCAACTGCCATGGCTTCTAAAATAGAGTTGGGGGAGGTATCCAAATTTCCGATGGATAATACAATCGATGGTTCACTTAAAAGCTCTCGAAGCGCAAGTTTATCTAGTAATCCTTTGTGTTTGACTGGGCCACTAACGTTACGTTGCTTAGTGGAGCCAACCGCGCAAAATTGAATATAGTCTGAGCTAAACTCAGCTGCTAGACTCTCGAATACGTCAAACCCTTTTCGGGGTTCATCAAGGTCTTTCGCAATCAAAAGTATTTGAATCTTATTAGGGCTCTTTTCCTTCGGTTTAAAGTCGTAAAACCAAAAAGAATCAACCGCATTTGGCAAAACATGAACCCGCTCCTGTATGCAAGGTAGGACTCGTAAAAGAGAGTTTTTTAACCAAACGCTAGGGGCGAGTACGTGAACATTACTTTTGGAAAGCAAGCGTAGCTTTTGCTCTAAAAAATAATTGTTAACTTTTTTAATAGCATGAGTCTCTTTTTTAGTTGTGTTGTAATGCAAAGTACCTAGCCAAGCCCACTCATCTGACATTCGCCAAAATATATGCTTATCCGACCTAATAAGCTCCTTAAGCGTTATAGTATTGTTGCCTATCCACGTACCAAAAACATAGTCATGTCTAAAAACATCAAGTACTGGTAGACGGCTATAAATGTTTACTGTCCGGTAGCTAAAATCTCTCGCCAAAATAACCAGTAATACGTGCAATAATTTAGCAACCATATCATGAATCCATTGCATTGGACTATTGCGGCCACCCGATGGCTTCACAAAAAATTTGTTACATACTACACCATCTACCCGACCCAGCGCATTACAAAGGCCCTTTGTGCCCGTACCACTACCTCCTACATAATCACTGTATCCAATTACAGCGACAGAAACTGTCGAAAGCTTATTTATGAATTGTCGAACAAAAGTTCTTTTTATTTCTTCATACTCTAAAGTCCCATAAGTATCTAAAAAACCGTAAATTTTTGCAGAGATAACCCAAGGTTTGAGTTCACACCCTTCAATCTTACCTAAAATCAAACTATGCATTCGGCCTGAGAATACTACGCGAGATCTTGATAACAGACGGCGATATTGGTCTAACGATTCAACACCATCAACTAATTCTATAGGGTTATTTACAGCTGCTTTTAATAATTGATATAAATCGCGATTACAGGCTGCATCTTTATGGGTGGTAGACGCCAGATAAATAGGCTCTTCAGAATCTATAATTAATGACTTTGTTTTGTTTAACCAAGCATTTAAGTAACTGTCGTAAGTGTCATACTGATTATCTGTTACCTCATTTTTATACCTTTGATATACCGCATAATCAGTCATTCCAACAATGATACCATTCGCTTTTTGTGCTTTGTCTAACGGAGTTAACCCAAATGCTAAGTCGGGGCAAAATTCTGCTTCCACATTAAAATAACTTTTGAGCTTGCCAATTGAAGCAGTTTCGCGGACGAATATCGCATCACACTGCTGCAGTGCTTTTTTATATAATTTTACCTCGCTAGGTAAAAAGTTTTCACCACACCCTACTCCAGCCACATAAACTGGTATATTTTTTTGTTTTGCATATTTAACCCAGGCATGCATCGCAATAGGAAACGCAAAACCAGATAGAATTAGTTGCCCCCCACCAATAATAATTCCGTCATATTGATTATTAAGCTGGTTTTGGATTAAAGCTTTATTTTTTTGTAGCCACAAAAAGTGAAATAAAGGTTTAATAGATAAAATGGACCGTTTTAGCTTTGTTAAAACGCTTTTTTCTACTTTTTGTTGGCTGGCTTGTTGAACTTGTTTTTTTGTAGAAAAAGGAGCAGATTCATATGTATACCCTTTTTCTGACAATAACGTTTTAAGACCTTCATTAATAGCATGGTCACCAATATTGTCAGATCCGTTTTCATTGACGAGTAAAAAATGTTTTGTCACGTAAAATCCTTAACTTGCTCGTTTTTTATTTTTTAAATTTTGCAACATTTTTAGGGTTAAACTTAGCGAATCGAGTTTGAGCACAAAAGCCCCCCCAACAAACATAATAAGTGAAAGAAGCCCTAAGATAATCAACTCAATAAATGCCGGTAGAGTCAAAATTGTTTGTAAATACCAAACAAAAATAGCAACTACAGCAGACAATATTAAGTTTGGTAAAAAGTCTTTCATTTGTTGAACAAACGAATAACTTACCAATTTATTTGAGAGATATACGCTAGGGTAATAATTAACTGCCTGACTTGCTATCTGCCCATATAAAATAGCTAGTACACCATGCTTATAGGTAAAAAATAATACAATAAAACCTGTAAGTTTTTTAACAATTTCTAAAAACAAGTACCAACCACTATGTCCTTTAATTTTTATAATATTTAGGTTTATTGAAATAATTGGTATCACCAAGCATGATATACACATTAATTGTAAATAAGGCACAGCTGCTAACCATTTGTCCGGCAGAAGTAGATCAAAAACAACTGCAGCTAAAGCAGCAAAAATAAGCAGTATGGGAAATACCGTAAATGTCATCACTTGCATTATTTTACGATAGGCCTGCTTTAATCTCGCCGAGTCATCTTGTATTTCTGAAAGAGCTGGAAATGTAACCGTTTGAATAGATATAATCAGCTGTGTTATTAATAGCTCCTTAACTCTATCAGCAAAGAAATACAAACCTGCTAACGACACTGTAAATGTCTTCGCAATGATCATCACAAAAATATTTTTATAAAACGTATCTAGCAGGCTAGATAAAAATAGCTTATAACCATAGTTATACATTTCTTTAAGAGAATGCATACAAAAACGCATTTTAGGACGCCAGCTACTTTGTAGCCATAAAAATGCTGATATCAGTAAAGATGATAACAACATTTGTCCAATTAAAGCCCATACCCCAAAACCCAAATATGCTAATAAAACAGCAGAAGCACCTGAAATGATGGCGGCTGGAAAGTTAGCCTTAAGTAACGCTTTAAATTCCATTTTTTTAGACAAAATTGCAGTTTGTACAACCTGAAATGCATTAAATATCAAGATAAGACCAGCTATTTTGATCAGGCTTGTCAGCTGAGGTTCATTATAATACGCAGATATAAAGGGGGCAGCTATAAACAAGACGATATAAGCAATAGCAGATAGCAGTATGTTTGCATAAAAAGCTGTATTAATATCTAAATCTGTTAAATTTAATTTTCTGATCAAAGCCTGTTTAAAGCCAGACTCCATTAACGCATTACCTAAAGCTAAAAACAAACTCATCATGGCAACCAAACCATAATCTTCAGGTGTTAAAAAGTAAGCAAGTAGCAGCGTCACCAGAACTGAAATTCCACGGCGTGAAAATTGCTCTAAAAAACTCCAGATGACACCTAATGCCGTTTTATTTGTTAACACGCTTGGCCTTTAAAAGTTTAACTTTGAACAAAATGCGTTTAAGAACGCCTAAAACTAAAGCCAATAAACCATGAACTTTGTTGTAAGAACCTATTGGCAATTTAAGTAGTTTCCTATATGAAAATATACGATTGCTTAAGTTGAGGTTAGAGTTTCCTATAAAACGGTAAATTCGACCCAGCATAACTCGATCAAAAATGCGGTCGTAATTATGCTTAGTTATTTTTTTTAGCTCTTCATTTCGTTGTGTAAATTCAATGAAGTTATTTACTTGAGCTTGTAATTTTTTGGCATTTTGAAAACTCCAAGAACCTTCGTGCATCGAGCGATAAACCGACATTTTTTCAGGTAAGTATAATGCCCCGCCTTTTATAGCAGAAATAATTTGTATTGCACTGTGCCG is a window encoding:
- a CDS encoding polysaccharide pyruvyl transferase family protein, yielding MTKHFLLVNENGSDNIGDHAINEGLKTLLSEKGYTYESAPFSTKKQVQQASQQKVEKSVLTKLKRSILSIKPLFHFLWLQKNKALIQNQLNNQYDGIIIGGGQLILSGFAFPIAMHAWVKYAKQKNIPVYVAGVGCGENFLPSEVKLYKKALQQCDAIFVRETASIGKLKSYFNVEAEFCPDLAFGLTPLDKAQKANGIIVGMTDYAVYQRYKNEVTDNQYDTYDSYLNAWLNKTKSLIIDSEEPIYLASTTHKDAACNRDLYQLLKAAVNNPIELVDGVESLDQYRRLLSRSRVVFSGRMHSLILGKIEGCELKPWVISAKIYGFLDTYGTLEYEEIKRTFVRQFINKLSTVSVAVIGYSDYVGGSGTGTKGLCNALGRVDGVVCNKFFVKPSGGRNSPMQWIHDMVAKLLHVLLVILARDFSYRTVNIYSRLPVLDVFRHDYVFGTWIGNNTITLKELIRSDKHIFWRMSDEWAWLGTLHYNTTKKETHAIKKVNNYFLEQKLRLLSKSNVHVLAPSVWLKNSLLRVLPCIQERVHVLPNAVDSFWFYDFKPKEKSPNKIQILLIAKDLDEPRKGFDVFESLAAEFSSDYIQFCAVGSTKQRNVSGPVKHKGLLDKLALRELLSEPSIVLSIGNLDTSPNSILEAMAVGALPLVRKESGIVDYLPSCLDDLYNPTFDTRGDLLVKLKGGIRALEQKGDLVRAQVANHIRHSYSSENISFELAKIINQVKIGEK
- a CDS encoding lipopolysaccharide biosynthesis protein — its product is MLTNKTALGVIWSFLEQFSRRGISVLVTLLLAYFLTPEDYGLVAMMSLFLALGNALMESGFKQALIRKLNLTDLDINTAFYANILLSAIAYIVLFIAAPFISAYYNEPQLTSLIKIAGLILIFNAFQVVQTAILSKKMEFKALLKANFPAAIISGASAVLLAYLGFGVWALIGQMLLSSLLISAFLWLQSSWRPKMRFCMHSLKEMYNYGYKLFLSSLLDTFYKNIFVMIIAKTFTVSLAGLYFFADRVKELLITQLIISIQTVTFPALSEIQDDSARLKQAYRKIMQVMTFTVFPILLIFAALAAVVFDLLLPDKWLAAVPYLQLMCISCLVIPIISINLNIIKIKGHSGWYLFLEIVKKLTGFIVLFFTYKHGVLAILYGQIASQAVNYYPSVYLSNKLVSYSFVQQMKDFLPNLILSAVVAIFVWYLQTILTLPAFIELIILGLLSLIMFVGGAFVLKLDSLSLTLKMLQNLKNKKRAS